The DNA sequence GGCAGGTACTTCTGCTTCAGCGCCTCGCTGCCGTAATGCAGGATGTACGGCGCGACAATGTCCGAATGCAGCGAGAAACCGATACCGGTCAGGCCCAGCCGCCCTACTTCTTCGATCACGACTGCGCTGTAAAGAAAGTCCGCCCCCAACCCGCCGTATTCCTCCGGCAGATGCGAGCAGAGCATCCCCGCCTCCCCCGCCTTGTTCCACAGCTGGCGGTCGATGTAGCCTTGTTTTTCCCATTGCCCATGGAACGGCACGGCCTCTTTTTCGAGGAATGTTCGTACGCTGTCGCGGAACAATTCGTGCTCGGAGCTGAACAAGGTTCTGGGAATCATGCGGCACCTTTTCTTTATTGTTGGAGGGATCAGACCTTCAGAGACTAAGCCTCGCTTCCGATACAGGACACTGGACACATCCGACAAAAAATAAGACGATCCAGCCGTCTGGTGACCACTTTCCCTTATAAAAACAAAAGTTGAATTATGTCCAAGCAAGTCTCCACGCCCTTGCGGCGCGTCAGCATCCTGGCGATCGACCGGGTTTTCGCTTCCACCCTCATGCAAGCCAAGGATTTCTTCCACCTGGCCAGCCTGCGTTACGGCAAACAACTGGGCCACGGCCTGACTCCGGCGTTCGAAACCCGCCTGGTCAGCCCCGACGGCAAACCGGTGAACAGCTTCAGTGACGTGGTCATGCCGGTGGACGGCGGCCTGGAAAACGCCGATGTCATCATCCTCCCGGCGTTCTGGGACGATTTCGATACGCTGTGCCAGCGTTATCCACAGGTCCTGCCGTGGCTGCGCGAGCAGCATGCCCGGGGCGCCGTGCTCTGCGGCGAGGCCACCGGGGTGTTCTGGCTGGCCGAGGCCGGATTGCTCAACGGCAAAGAAGCGACTACCTACTGGCGTTTCTTCAACGCCTTCGCCGAGCGCTTCCCGCAGGTCTATCTCAATCAGGACAAACACCTGACCGACGCCGACAACCTGTATTGCGCCGGCGGTACCACCTCGGCCTGCGACCTCTACATTTACCTGATCGAGCGCTTCTGCGGCGCCAATGTCGCCCAGGCGGTGGCCCGCGACATTCTCTATGAAGTGCAACGCAGCTATGCACCGGGCCGCATCGGTTTCGGCGGCCAGAAACTGCACCAGGACGTGATCATCCTGCAGATCCAGCACTGGCTCGAAGAGCATTTCGCCGACAAGTTCCGCTTCGAAGACGTGGCGCGCGAGCACGGTATGAGCATCCGCAACTTCATGCGCCGCTTCCAGACCGCTACCGGCGACAAGCCGCTGCACTACCTGCAACGGCTGCGCATCGAGACCGCCAAGGGCTTGCTTTCCGGCAGTCGCAAGAGCATCAAGACCATCAGCTACGAAGTCGGCTACGACGATGCGAGTTTCTTCGCACGGCTGTTCCGCCAGCACACCGAACTGTCGCCGAACCAGTACCGGCAGCAGTTCCAGCAAGCTGCCTGACGATTCGACCAGACACAAAAAAGGGCCTGCATCTGCAGGCCCTTTTTGTTTCCCGAATCTGCTTAAGGCTTGTGTGCCCGAGACAGGAATTCGTGAGATTGCATCTCCAGCAGACGGCTGAGGGTACGCTGGAATTCGAACGTCAGGCGTCCGCCGGTGTACAAGTCTTTCAACTCGACTTCGGCAGAAATGATCAGTTTGACGTTACGGTCGTAGAACTCGTCGACCATGTTGATGAAGCGTCGGGCGATGTCGTCGGTGGTGACGCTCATCTGCTCTACGCCACTGAGCAGCACGGCATGGAAAATCTTGCCGAGCTCGATGTAGTCGTTCTGGCTGCGCGGGCCGTCGCACAGTTCGCGGAAGTCGAACCAGGCCACGTCGTCGCAGGTGCGCAGGGCGCGGATTTCGCGGTTTTCGATGATCAGCACATCGTTTTCCACCGCCGCCGTGCACTCAGGCGTCAGCGCGCGGAAGCTCTTGCGCAGGCTTTCGTGAGCGGCTTCGTCGAGTGGGAAGTGGAACAGTTCCGCCTGCTCAAGGTGACGCAGACGATAGTCGACGCCGCTGTCGACGTTGACGATTTCGGTGTTCTGCTTGATCAGCGCGATGGCCGGCAGGAAGCGCGCGCGTTGCAGGCCGTCCTTGTACAGGCCGTCCGGCACGATGTTCGAAGTGGCGACCAGGGTCACACCGTTCTTGAACAACTCTTCCATCAGCGTGCCGAGGATCATGGCGTCGGTGATGTCGGAGACGAAGAACTCATCGAAGCAGATGACCCGCGATTCCGTCGCGAAACGCTTGGCGATGATGGTCAGCGGGTTTTTCTCGCCGCCGAGGGTTTTCATTTCTTCGTGCACGCGCTTCATGAAGCGGTGGAAGTGGGTGCGGGTCTTTTCCTTGAATGGCAGGGCTTCGAAGAAAGTGTCCACCAGGTAAGTCTTGCCGCGACCCACGCCGCCCCAGAAATACAGGCCCTTGACCGGGGTCTGATCCTTTTTGCCAAACAGCTTGCCCAGCAAACCCGGCTTGTTCTGCTCGGCCGCGATCAGATCGTCGTACAGGCGCTGCAGATGACGCACGGCAGTTTCCTGGGCGGCGTCATGGAAGAAGTCCGGGCGTTTCAGATCAGCTTGATATCGTTCTAGGGGCGTCATAATTCGTTAGCAAGGCAACAAAAACGGGCCGTCACTGTAGCGATGGCCCGTGGGAATGGCAATCGGCCCTTGGTCGGACCGGCCCGTTGATTATTCCTGAACCGGTGTCAGAGCGATCCGCAAGGCCTCGACGGCCGCGTCCCGCGCAGCCACGTCGGCGAACGCCGGGCTGTCGCCGACGCACTCGCCTTCCAGCCAGACGCTGAAGCTCAGGTCTTCGCTGCGCACATCCAGCGCCTGACCCGATTGCAGCTGCTTGGTCACCTGACCGGCGGTTTTACCGTCGGCGAAGTTACGCGACAGCAGCAATTGCTCGCCGTCGGCCGCCAGCAGACGGAAACGGAAGCTGCCGTCGTCTTCACGGAAGCTGACGAAACGTGCGGCTTTCGCGGCTTTCTTCTTGGTGGTCGCGGCCACCTGAACCTGATTGACGAAGGAGCGCAGACCGACTGCTTCGCGCAACTCGTTGAGGAACGGCGTCGCCACCGCACGGGCCTTCTTGGCGCCGTGCTGCAGGATGTCTTCCAGATCTGCCGGACGCTCGATCAACTGGTGATAACGCTCGCGGGACTCGCCCAGTTCGTTATCCAGCAACTGGAACAGACGGTTTTTCGCCTCGCCCCAACCCAGACCGCCCAGCAGTTCGCTGCGGAATTCGTCAGCCTGCGCCGGCGTGGAGAACGCCTGGAACAGGGTGAACAGGTGCGAGTTGTCCGGATCTTTCGCTTCGCCCGGCGCGCGGGAGTCGGTGACGATCCGCGAAATCGCGTCCTTCATTTCCTTGGCGCTGGAGAACAGCGGAATGGTGTTGTCGTAGCTCTTGGACATCTTGCGACCGTCCAGGCCCGGCAGGGTGGCAACGCTTTCCTCGATCAGCGCTTCGGGCATGGTGAAGAATTCCTTGCCCTGACCGAACAGGTGGTTGAAGCGCTGGCCGATATCACGGGCCATTTCCACGTGCTGGATCTGGTCGCGACCGACCGGCACCTTGTGCGCGTTGAACATCAGAATGTCCGCCGCCATCAGCACCGGATAACTGTACAAGCCCATGGTGATGCCGGCATCCGGGTCTTCGCCGGTCTCGACGTTCTTGTCCACCGAAGCCTTGTAGGCGTGGGCGCGGTTGAGCAGGCCCTTGGCGGCGACGCAGGTCAGCAGCCAGGTCAGCTCGGGGATTTCCGGGATGTCGGACTGACGATAGAAGGTCACGCGATCCACATCCAGACCACCGGCCAGCCAGGTCGCGGCG is a window from the Pseudomonas gozinkensis genome containing:
- a CDS encoding GlxA family transcriptional regulator, coding for MASLRYGKQLGHGLTPAFETRLVSPDGKPVNSFSDVVMPVDGGLENADVIILPAFWDDFDTLCQRYPQVLPWLREQHARGAVLCGEATGVFWLAEAGLLNGKEATTYWRFFNAFAERFPQVYLNQDKHLTDADNLYCAGGTTSACDLYIYLIERFCGANVAQAVARDILYEVQRSYAPGRIGFGGQKLHQDVIILQIQHWLEEHFADKFRFEDVAREHGMSIRNFMRRFQTATGDKPLHYLQRLRIETAKGLLSGSRKSIKTISYEVGYDDASFFARLFRQHTELSPNQYRQQFQQAA
- the zapE gene encoding cell division protein ZapE — its product is MTPLERYQADLKRPDFFHDAAQETAVRHLQRLYDDLIAAEQNKPGLLGKLFGKKDQTPVKGLYFWGGVGRGKTYLVDTFFEALPFKEKTRTHFHRFMKRVHEEMKTLGGEKNPLTIIAKRFATESRVICFDEFFVSDITDAMILGTLMEELFKNGVTLVATSNIVPDGLYKDGLQRARFLPAIALIKQNTEIVNVDSGVDYRLRHLEQAELFHFPLDEAAHESLRKSFRALTPECTAAVENDVLIIENREIRALRTCDDVAWFDFRELCDGPRSQNDYIELGKIFHAVLLSGVEQMSVTTDDIARRFINMVDEFYDRNVKLIISAEVELKDLYTGGRLTFEFQRTLSRLLEMQSHEFLSRAHKP
- a CDS encoding tryptophan--tRNA ligase; protein product: MTNRTRILTGITTTGTPHLGNYAGAIRPAILASRDSNADSFYFLADYHALIKCDDPLRIQRSRLEIAATWLAGGLDVDRVTFYRQSDIPEIPELTWLLTCVAAKGLLNRAHAYKASVDKNVETGEDPDAGITMGLYSYPVLMAADILMFNAHKVPVGRDQIQHVEMARDIGQRFNHLFGQGKEFFTMPEALIEESVATLPGLDGRKMSKSYDNTIPLFSSAKEMKDAISRIVTDSRAPGEAKDPDNSHLFTLFQAFSTPAQADEFRSELLGGLGWGEAKNRLFQLLDNELGESRERYHQLIERPADLEDILQHGAKKARAVATPFLNELREAVGLRSFVNQVQVAATTKKKAAKAARFVSFREDDGSFRFRLLAADGEQLLLSRNFADGKTAGQVTKQLQSGQALDVRSEDLSFSVWLEGECVGDSPAFADVAARDAAVEALRIALTPVQE